One window of the Candidatus Dependentiae bacterium genome contains the following:
- a CDS encoding DMT family transporter, whose protein sequence is MLLIVLLYALFASSFSLSKAILQYTTPTFLVGTRMVIAGIILLAYQYFSPREKFKVKKKHLWLFLQIILFGIYISYLLRFWGLKHMPSFKAAFIYNLSPFLSSYYSYLFFNERITKKQWLGLMIGFIGLLPVIMSSSASEQVLGEFAFISWPELAIIGAVILHSYSWIVVRKLVKDKSYSPMMVNGISMTCGGMLALGTSFATETITATPLVTHIKPFLILLTAVILISNIICHNLYGFLLKKYSATFLSFAGFLSPLFTALYGWLFLGEIITWHFYVSAAIVFIGLALFYQDEFKQRDQFPPESGFEPDAV, encoded by the coding sequence ATGCTTTTAATCGTGCTTCTTTATGCACTATTTGCAAGTTCATTTTCTTTAAGCAAAGCAATTTTACAATATACAACACCGACATTTTTAGTCGGTACCCGCATGGTGATTGCCGGTATAATTTTACTTGCTTATCAATATTTCAGTCCTAGAGAAAAGTTCAAAGTCAAAAAGAAACATCTCTGGTTATTTTTACAAATAATTTTGTTTGGTATTTACATTTCTTACCTATTGCGATTCTGGGGCCTCAAGCATATGCCGTCATTTAAGGCAGCATTTATTTATAATTTGTCTCCCTTCCTTTCTTCATATTATTCATACTTATTTTTTAATGAACGCATTACAAAAAAACAATGGCTCGGCCTTATGATTGGATTTATTGGACTTCTTCCTGTAATTATGAGCAGCTCAGCATCAGAACAAGTTTTGGGTGAATTTGCATTTATTTCTTGGCCAGAACTTGCCATTATCGGTGCTGTAATATTACATAGTTATAGTTGGATTGTTGTGCGTAAATTAGTTAAAGATAAAAGCTACTCACCTATGATGGTTAATGGCATTTCTATGACATGTGGCGGCATGCTTGCGCTAGGCACTTCTTTTGCCACTGAAACTATCACTGCCACTCCTTTGGTCACCCATATAAAACCATTTCTGATTTTACTTACCGCTGTCATTTTAATTAGCAACATCATTTGTCATAATTTATATGGCTTTTTACTCAAGAAATATTCTGCAACATTCCTATCATTTGCAGGATTTTTATCACCATTGTTTACTGCATTGTACGGTTGGCTATTTTTGGGTGAAATCATTACCTGGCACTTTTATGTTTCAGCTGCCATAGTGTTTATTGGGCTTGCACTGTTTTATCAAGATGAATTCAAGCAGCGCGATCAATTTCCTCCAGAATCTGGATTTGAACCTGACGCAGTATAA